Within Odontesthes bonariensis isolate fOdoBon6 chromosome 16, fOdoBon6.hap1, whole genome shotgun sequence, the genomic segment CCAACTGGACCACCTTAACGGAATCTGTAAGAGCGTCTGCTGTATCGTCTGCCACCTCTAAGCGGGAGTTTGATCATACTGATGATATTGTGCAATTTTTGTGTGAACTTATGGGGAGGAATCCAATTTGTATAGCAAAGTAGTCCTTAACGTTTCTGTCTGAAATGgttttaaataaaagaaatatacACTTCTCACCACTGCTGGAGGTCATTGCTGTCTCATTAATAACTGCATGATAAACACCACAGAGGAACCAATGGAGCTTAAAGGTAATAGCAGTCCAGTTACATGAGCCGTATCGGTAATACAACAGACAATACCTGGAGTTTGGATTGGCACATGTTATTATAATACAGCTTAGGTAATTGTAAAACAGGTTTTCAGGGCACCCAGACTACCTACAATAGTACATAGTTCCATTTATTTAAACTTTACATGGACTTTAGCAACATTGTTGAAGAGTCACTGAGGTGGATAAGATATCACTTCTGGGTTCTTTCTTTTAGAGGGCCCCTTGCATCAAAAATCATTTCACAATTGTGATATTTTGTGTTTGAGGTTGTGTTCACAGTGGGGTAAATTCTTGTTCACTCCAGGCCCCAAAAAAAGTTTGGTTTGACCATTTTTACGTATAATCACTTTAAAAGAGATGCTATTTTGCATGCAGTGACACAGGAGGGAATATAGTAATGTAGTAACTGTAATTACAATTTTATTGTGTcttacaacactcaacaatacaACAAATGTTTGGCTATATATAACATAAAAATTGGGAGGCTGTATAGAGGTGAATACAAACTCAATTCAACTATTTGTAAATCATTTAAACTCTTTGATTGCAAGTAGCAGAAAGACCACCTACGGATTCTTGGAAATCTGAATTTCTAATTGGATCAATTCCTTTAACATTTCTCTCAAACATTGAGCCGTTACACCCATAGAAATATAAATAATGTCTATATTTACACCCGTTTGTACCAACGAGAAGCCTTTATTCAGCAAACCTCGCGAGAGTCTCGTAGACAGTAGTTGCCATGGAAATCAGCGTAAACAGCCGCTCCACCACGGAGTCGATCCTGTGAGCGTCACTTTGATTTTTGAGTGCAGTTTTATCCCACAATGAGTCACCATTACTACGAGACGCTTGAGATAAACAGAAGTGCAACAGATGCTGACATAAAAAAGGCGTAAGTTACGTAAATGCTTCAAATCGGCcgtttttgtggtgtttttgtgTCACTCTTTCTCATTTCCGTACGCAGATATCGACGCCTGTCGTTGAAGTTTCATCCAAACAGCAACAGAGAATACGAAAGCGTCAAGAAATTCACTCAGCTTGGTGAAGCCTATGATGTTCTGAGCGACCGTGAGTAATTTATAGTGAAGCCAAAGTTATTTATGAATGTTAGATCCTCCACAACATCCTAACTAAACATATAAAAGCATCCACATGTGTTTTACTTACTGCATTTAGAGACTACTTAGTGACTGGCAGTATGTGTCTCTTCTTTCTTCCTGACAGCTCGAAAAAAGGCGACCTATGATAAGTTTGGTGAGGAGGGTCTAAAAGGTGGCATCCCGGCTGAGTTCGGCAGCGGTGGGGCTTGGTCATCAAAATACATCTATCATGGGAATCCAGACAAAACTTTCAGGGAGTTTTTTGGGGGTGACAACCCTTTTGCAGGTGAGAACACAACAATCAAAGACCAGACAGTGAATGCAGTTTGACAAATTCATACCAGCTGCGTTAATCAtactttgctttgtttttgctagACTTTTATACAAATGACGCTCTGCTTCAGTTTGGTGGTCTTCAGCCAGGAGTGGTGAAGACACAAGATTACCCGATTGAGAGGGATCTTCATTTGTCCCTGGATGATCTCTTCCACGGATGCACAAAAAAGATTAAGATATCTCGAAGGGTACAAGCTGCAGCATATGAGAGAACTGTCTTTCCTGAGCTCGTAGCTTTTGAGTTAAATGATTCATACCATCATTAGACTGAGAGCGTCCCGGGTGCTCTGGGACCCAAGAACACGAGACAGaacataagaaaaataaaaaacacaactatgTTTTAGAcaagaaaactaaaaacatgactaTCAATCATAACCTACAGCAAAACAGACCACATGAGGACATTTCAGATAACAGTATCACAGAATTTCTTTGTGCTGCGTTTTGTATCTCGGGTCAGCTGCAGTTTCAGTGCGGTTGGATCTCTCTGACGAACAATAACTCACAGCGACGTGTAGAGACAAGAaggatttattattattaggttCAGTTTTACACACTGTCGCATTTGTGTTGCAGGTTATGAACGACGACGGACACACATCCAGTATCAAAGACAAGATCCTGACTATAGATGTGACACCGGGATGGAAGGAAGGCACACGAATAGTTTTCTCCAAGGAGGGAGATCAAGTAAGTGGAGGGCCTGAATTTATCAAGAGATTTCCAGCTGGCGGTGTTACATTATGGCGCTGCATGTAACGTACGAAATAATACAGGATTGATCCAAATGAAATAATCATTTGCTTAAAAGAGGGTTTTTTTCCTCATTGAAGTTATAGTTAAAGACACTTGCAAAGGTTTTGGTCCAGACTTAGGACTTTGAAACAAGTTAAGATTATAGTAGATGGGATCTTTCTCAAATAGCTCCAAATTAGTTGTTGTGTCAGCAATGATTCAGTCAAATTTGGTCAAAGGCAAATCTATTATGTATTAAACCATGAGTGGTAACATTCCTGCTGTATTTTACCTTCAGGGACCAAACAGCATCCCTGCAGATATTGTGTTCATAGTGCGACAGAAGAGTCATCCTCTGTTCATAAGACAGGACAATGACCTGGTGTACAAGGCCAAGATCTCTCTGCAAATGGTGAGACATGTCGGGGTTATAAGTGGTCACACTTAAAGAATCTGTTCTAAGTAGAGTAAACCTTGAAGCAGCAAGTTGATTCCCTTTCCAACAGGCTCTGACTGGCTTCTCCGTGGACGTTCAAACACTAGATGGCAGGCTACTCAGCATTCCAGTCAATGACATTGTGCAGTAAGTGctttcccgtgttgagtcatGTCTAATAGAGTATTTTGTAATCCTGTTGATTCTACATGATGTTCTAGGCTCAAATATCAGAAGTGAGAGACATAATGATCAGGACATTTGAGCACCTTATATAAACAGTCTCAGTTACTGTACCATTTTCCTCTCTCTGATTTGTTTGTCGTATCAGCCCTGCATACAAAAAAGTGCTGAGTGGAGAGGGAATGCCGCTGTCCCGGGATCCTTCCCAGAGAGGAAACCTCACGATCACTTTTGACATCCGATTCCCAGATAAGCTCTCCGCTGAGAggaaacatctgatcaaacaagCTCTCGATTTGAAGTGATAACATTTTGATGACATGAGTTTTAGCACTCCTGGGAGTGATCTGTACAGGGGAAGACAACCTAAAGTAAAGTGAGAGTGTGATGAATCAGCCTTCTGATTTCCATGATTGATTACAGTGCAGTAGAACGCCTGGGATTTGCTGCCATCATGATTCGTTTCAGCTGCTCATATGTTACAAACATTACCACGTTCCAGGAGCCCAGGCGTAAGAATGACGGCATGAaccttaaaaaagagaaaacagaaggaaaaaaCATGATTGGTTTCATTCCTTTCACTGAAAATGTTATACCCTCAGTAAACCTTTCCATTCTGCATCCTTCGTGCAGTTATTGCTTACCCCTTATAAAAGGCCTGTGGGCCCTCTTTGTTCATCATGGCAGCAGCACAGCGAAGTACACTGCTGTACTGGCCGACAGCAGAGTTCATGTATCTAGTTTTGACCACATCGATTGGAGAGGCGATCACAGTTGTGCAAAGCCCTGCTCCAAAGGCTGATACAAAGTGGCAGGGCAGGTTGTCTGTGGAGTACAGGGTGAAGGTTACAACACTCCTCTGGTCAGAGACGAACGCCCGTGTTCCGAGTTAGGCCGCTGCCTCGGTTTTACCTGTCAGGGAAGTCGACTTGAGAAGCATATCCTTAATGAAGTCATACGTCACCAGTTCTGTGCAGTTAACGATAGCGTTGCGTGCCGTGTTTGGAGCTGTACCTGCATGACAGATTTGTAAATGTACATGAACAGAGTTGCCATGAGACGAGACACACGTTTGTTTGAATTCAGCCTACCTTTCCACAGACCACGGATGCCTTCTTCCCTAGCAATGGTCTTGTAAGCATCAATGGTGCCACAGTAGCGTCTGGATTGCCCACTATTCATGGCCTGTGCCTGGAAGCGGACTTTCACCACATCCGTGGGCTGAGCAAAAGCTACCGCCATGGCACCCGTGGTACATCCTGCAAGCAGGCGACTGCCGAGGCCAACATCTGAACCAGTAAAGAGGGAGGTGTCCAGTTTGACTGGTGCAGGGCTCGAGATGTTAGATGAACTCATAGAACAGATACTCACGATCAGAGCCCCTGGTGTAGAACTGTTTAACAGAGTCATAGAGGCCGATTCGGACAGAAGCAAAGCTCATCTGCCTCTGGAGCCCTGCCACCAGTCCACTGTAAAGACTCAGAGGTCCCTCTGTGCGCaccatggtgatgatggtgccaAAAACTCCACGATACTTCATGGCAGGCACTTTTCCTGTCGCTGCTGAGGTTCTGGTCTCTCCTTGGATCTGTGCACGATATGAAAGTATGACTCAGGTGACTGAGGAAAAGAGACtttagttttttaaaaaaagcaaaaaaaacacttaactcCTTTATGGTTGTGAGCACTAAAATGTCTGATGATTTGTGATGAATATGACATCAGGTTAAACTTCAATATACCTGCAGCCGCACTTTGGCAGTGTCCAATGGAAAGGTGATCAGGTCAGCGATGCAGGCTGCGGTTCCTGCTCCCACAAATTTTACAGCTGCCGATGGAGGCACATCTGCAGGTCGAAATCCAACCATTTTCCAGAAGTCTTTTGATCAATTCAAAGATTGAGGAGTGGCCTTTTTATGTGGACAGGGCGAAAAGTTTCTCTGAAatctgaaaaaaggaaaaacacaattCCCCAAATGTTTTTCCTCCAAAGGTTACTGCATATCGTGTGAAAATGTATCCCTGCAAAGTTAAGAGGTTAAGAAATCTGCCAAGCAGAAGACCGGTTCTTATTTCATGGATCCGAATGGCTTATCAAAGCaggtgtacgaattgtgctctatgaATAATATTGCCTTGCCTTTCCTTATGTGATCCGAACTTCTTCAGCAAACTTGACATTCATGCAAATTCAATAGCACCAATAAAGAAATGAGTGTTCCCTCTCTTAAATCAATAACTTCACATGCTTATTCTTACCTTTATTTGAAGTAGTTTGGGACGGAAAAATCAAAGATCAGGATTCTCTAAAGGTGTCTCTTTGGCTGAACTTTGTCCCAGCTTTAAAttgttttccttgtttttccATAGAAGATCTTTCAGAAGTGAAGAGCCTTAAAATCATACTCCAAATGCTGGAAAACTTTGAGATTTGAGATGTGGAAGTTTGCCCCTTCAGGGATAGTATCCAAACAGACTGCTGGATCTGGCGTGATGAATGGTCAGGATGCAGTAGTGTGGGGGAAGAGAGCCGGCTCCTTAAATACTGCCATGATGCTGTTACATCACAGAACCGCATGTGTTACTTTTACTGGCACCTCTGCCTAACAATAACTACATGGACTGCCAGTTGGTCAAGTGGGCAGATTATTGTCTGAACGTCTGTGTCACAAACAGCGTTTGGTTGTATTTGCACGATGTGTTATTGCACATAGTTTGGAACACGCTTTCCTTTCATCTTTTTTAAGTTTATCATCAAGCTTCTTCTATACTGTATCCTCAAACAAGCAGCATCAAAACGACAGACTTTAGTATTATTTTGTAGGGATTAAATGTCATTAAAATGGgttttttactttactttacattaaatcagtcatttgttTATGGGTCTGCAAATGCTGAGTCATGCTGAACATACAAGAACACGGAGTACAGTGCACACCAGATTGGAGCCATATGTTCAGACCAGTAATCACCTCACTACACTTTTTGTCAAAATGGGCTCTTGTTCCTGCTTTGATTAATGAGTTGCTATGTTGTCCTACCACACTGTTACTACTGTAAATTAATTATGTGAGGCAGAGTcacttttaaaaactgtttttataaataaattctCACTGTAGACTATTTGAACCGTGGCATTTGGAGCAACTGTGTTCCCCAGGCAGCAGAGGAAGGCGGCCCCGTGCGATTAGTTGCAGTTTGGCAAATTTAGAAAGAGGAGACATGATATCTATGGATTGTAAAGTGCAAAGTTATGACTCAGTGCTTGGGTACATGTTGTACTATATGTGCTGCTGTGTGACAATGCTCTGCTTCTACACATCCGACTAACCCAGCTGTGGAATTAGAGGAAGGAGCTGGTGTTTCTGCAATTATTTCAGCTCCCTCCAAACCAAACTGTATGTTTTTCAGCAGCCCAGTGCTGATTGTTACAATTGTTGTTTGACAGTATGATGAGTTTACAATAAAAACCGttgaattatttttcattttaaaacattttattatcTGCTCAGTATTTCTTAGATTCTGCATGCACCATCTAACAGTATCACTGAAGCCCTTCATCATCAAGAAACAGGAATTTGTTTAATTCTCATATTTTCTCTAGGACAAAATGTAGATTTCTACCACAAGGAATGCTAGATACAGAGTAATCCTGCGCTAAAATCCCTTTTAAAGGGTTGGCTTGCAACTTTTTATCAAGCAGTACAAATTATTTGTCCCCTTTGCATTATAATGTCGGTATTTAGGGAGTGTGACGTGAAGCACAAAACTGGAAAAAGTGCTGCTTTATTTTTTGACTGTAGCATTGGTTTTAATTGCGTTCTGACTCATCGACCAGCAATAAGTCATACTGATTTCTATAAGAAGTGCAAACATTCAGCTACCTGTATAAACCCATGGCCACATACCACAAACATTGATAAACAGTGTAAATAATCCATAATTCAGAAGACATAGGACGAaatattgtttgttttcatgGAAAAACTGCCCTTAATAACAACAAATATTACAACACAACATTGTTCAAGTGACCTCTCTGTTCATCCTGTAAACATGAAAATCCATTTTCAAACATCATCAAACAAGCTGATCTAGTTTAAAgtatacatgtaaatatatgCCATCTTTAAAGGTGGAGGAGGTTTTAATCAAGGA encodes:
- the dnajb13 gene encoding dnaJ homolog subfamily B member 13 translates to MSHHYYETLEINRSATDADIKKAYRRLSLKFHPNSNREYESVKKFTQLGEAYDVLSDPRKKATYDKFGEEGLKGGIPAEFGSGGAWSSKYIYHGNPDKTFREFFGGDNPFADFYTNDALLQFGGLQPGVVKTQDYPIERDLHLSLDDLFHGCTKKIKISRRVMNDDGHTSSIKDKILTIDVTPGWKEGTRIVFSKEGDQGPNSIPADIVFIVRQKSHPLFIRQDNDLVYKAKISLQMALTGFSVDVQTLDGRLLSIPVNDIVHPAYKKVLSGEGMPLSRDPSQRGNLTITFDIRFPDKLSAERKHLIKQALDLK
- the ucp2 gene encoding dicarboxylate carrier UCP2 — its product is MVGFRPADVPPSAAVKFVGAGTAACIADLITFPLDTAKVRLQIQGETRTSAATGKVPAMKYRGVFGTIITMVRTEGPLSLYSGLVAGLQRQMSFASVRIGLYDSVKQFYTRGSDHVGLGSRLLAGCTTGAMAVAFAQPTDVVKVRFQAQAMNSGQSRRYCGTIDAYKTIAREEGIRGLWKGTAPNTARNAIVNCTELVTYDFIKDMLLKSTSLTDNLPCHFVSAFGAGLCTTVIASPIDVVKTRYMNSAVGQYSSVLRCAAAMMNKEGPQAFYKGFMPSFLRLGSWNVVMFVTYEQLKRIMMAANPRRSTAL